The following are from one region of the Negativicutes bacterium genome:
- a CDS encoding phosphopentomutase: MRTILIVLDSVGCGALPDAAIYGDQTANTLAHVAEAVGGLQIPQLRQLGLGNILPLAGGAAVASPSAAYGKMAEVSPGKDTITGHWEMAGLRLVQPFAVYPGGFPAELIQRLEAAIGRKTLGNIAASGTEIIEQLGPEHQKTGYPIVYTSADSVLQIAVHLETVPLAQLYAWCEIARRLCRGNYEVARIIARPFVGSPGAYIRTADRHDYPINPGGNHLLTLLQERGIPVYAVGKIADVFCNEGVTASYKTKDNLDGMQKTEKLLLEKREDCFIFTNLVEFDSLYGHRNNPGGYAGALEEFDRFLPRLLQNLQPEDWLIITADHGCDPTDTSTDHNREYVPLLIYGPHVRPGSLETRTSFADLGTTIAYRYGCTMPLHGTLIPVQSRK; this comes from the coding sequence ATGAGAACCATCCTCATTGTTTTGGATAGTGTGGGCTGCGGCGCTTTGCCGGATGCAGCCATCTATGGCGATCAAACCGCCAATACGCTGGCGCATGTGGCCGAAGCGGTGGGAGGATTGCAAATCCCACAGTTGCGGCAACTGGGCTTGGGTAATATTTTACCGCTCGCCGGAGGCGCAGCGGTGGCGTCACCCAGCGCAGCCTACGGTAAAATGGCGGAAGTTTCGCCCGGTAAGGATACCATAACCGGTCATTGGGAGATGGCAGGACTGCGGCTGGTGCAGCCTTTTGCCGTTTATCCCGGCGGCTTTCCGGCTGAATTGATCCAGCGCCTGGAAGCAGCCATCGGTCGAAAAACGTTGGGCAATATCGCCGCATCCGGTACGGAAATTATCGAGCAATTGGGACCGGAACATCAGAAAACCGGTTATCCGATTGTCTATACCTCAGCGGACAGTGTGCTGCAAATTGCGGTTCATCTGGAGACGGTGCCCTTGGCGCAGCTCTATGCCTGGTGTGAAATCGCCCGCCGGCTCTGCCGCGGCAACTATGAGGTAGCCCGGATCATCGCCAGACCCTTTGTCGGTTCGCCGGGAGCCTATATTCGTACTGCTGACCGGCACGACTACCCGATTAACCCTGGTGGCAACCATCTGCTGACCCTGCTGCAGGAACGCGGCATTCCGGTTTATGCGGTCGGTAAAATCGCCGATGTCTTTTGTAATGAGGGTGTCACCGCCTCCTATAAAACAAAAGACAATCTGGACGGCATGCAAAAGACCGAAAAGCTGCTCCTGGAGAAAAGGGAAGACTGTTTCATTTTCACCAATCTGGTGGAATTCGATTCGCTTTACGGCCACCGCAACAATCCCGGCGGTTATGCCGGCGCATTGGAAGAATTCGACCGGTTTTTACCCCGTCTGCTGCAGAATTTGCAGCCGGAGGACTGGCTGATCATCACAGCGGATCATGGCTGTGACCCAACCGACACCAGTACGGATCACAACAGGGAATATGTGCCGCTGCTGATTTATGGACCCCATGTTAGGCCTGGATCTCTCGAGACGCGAACCTCCTTTGCCGATTTGGGAACCACCATCGCTTACCGTTATGGTTGTACAATGCCGCTGCATGGTACCCTGATTCCTGTTCAGTCTAGAAAATAG
- a CDS encoding 2-oxoacid:acceptor oxidoreductase family protein → MTHEIIIAGFGGQGVMLLGQLLTEAGLQEKKQVTWLPSYGPEMRGGTANCSVVISDEEIGSPIVLYPNAAIVMNIQAFEKFAPLVKPDGMLLINSSLIKEVSPRSDIKQFRIPANELAEQIGNARVSNMVMLGAFLGATGVVSQDSILTAMSHKLPPQRQNLIPVNQKGLEAGAAYIK, encoded by the coding sequence ATGACACACGAAATTATTATTGCCGGCTTTGGCGGTCAAGGTGTGATGCTGCTTGGACAGCTGTTGACCGAAGCCGGCTTACAGGAAAAGAAACAAGTGACCTGGCTGCCTTCTTATGGGCCGGAAATGCGCGGCGGCACAGCCAATTGCTCCGTCGTCATTTCCGATGAGGAGATCGGCAGTCCGATTGTGCTCTATCCCAACGCGGCGATTGTGATGAATATTCAGGCTTTTGAGAAATTCGCTCCCCTGGTTAAACCGGACGGGATGCTTCTGATCAACAGTTCTTTGATTAAAGAAGTCTCTCCCCGCAGCGATATCAAGCAATTCCGTATACCGGCCAATGAATTGGCGGAGCAAATCGGCAATGCCAGAGTTTCCAACATGGTGATGCTGGGAGCTTTCTTAGGCGCCACCGGGGTGGTAAGTCAAGATTCTATTCTGACAGCGATGAGTCATAAACTGCCGCCGCAGCGTCAGAACTTAATTCCGGTCAACCAAAAAGGGCTGGAAGCCGGCGCTGCTTATATCAAATAG
- a CDS encoding thiamine pyrophosphate-dependent enzyme, translated as MAIVYQRPKALADVTTHYCPGCTHGIIHRLIAEVMDELDITGKTIGIAPVGCAVFAYNYFNCDMVQAAHGRAPAVATGLKRALPDRMIFSYQGDGDLASIGTAEIVQAAHRGENITVIFVNNAIYGMTGGQMAPTSLLGQKTTTSPYGRKEELAGKPIRVSEMLATLDSSAMISRVAVNTPANVVKAKRAIKRAFLTQQKGLGFSLVEVLSTCPTNWGLNPIESLKWMEENMIPYYTLKDFKIPEEVK; from the coding sequence ATGGCAATTGTTTATCAAAGACCTAAAGCCCTGGCTGATGTTACGACCCATTACTGCCCCGGCTGCACCCATGGCATCATTCACCGTTTGATTGCCGAAGTCATGGATGAACTGGATATTACCGGCAAGACGATAGGTATTGCTCCGGTTGGCTGCGCGGTGTTTGCCTATAACTATTTCAACTGCGATATGGTACAGGCTGCTCATGGCAGAGCACCGGCCGTAGCCACCGGTTTAAAGCGTGCGCTGCCGGACCGCATGATCTTCTCTTATCAGGGCGACGGCGATTTGGCTTCCATCGGCACTGCCGAAATTGTACAGGCGGCGCATCGCGGCGAAAATATCACCGTGATTTTTGTCAACAATGCCATTTACGGTATGACCGGCGGACAAATGGCACCCACCAGCTTGTTGGGACAGAAAACAACCACTTCTCCTTACGGCAGAAAGGAAGAACTGGCCGGCAAGCCAATCCGCGTCTCTGAAATGCTTGCCACGCTGGATAGCTCTGCCATGATCAGCCGTGTGGCGGTCAATACGCCTGCCAATGTGGTCAAAGCCAAAAGAGCCATCAAGCGAGCGTTTCTAACTCAGCAAAAAGGTCTCGGTTTCTCGCTGGTTGAAGTTTTATCCACTTGCCCGACCAACTGGGGACTCAATCCGATTGAATCTTTAAAATGGATGGAAGAAAATATGATTCCTTACTACACCCTGAAAGACTTTAAAATTCCAGAGGAGGTAAAGTAA
- a CDS encoding 3-methyl-2-oxobutanoate dehydrogenase subunit VorB, with amino-acid sequence MAEKILMKGNEALAESAIVAGCRYFFGYPITPQNEIPEYMARKLPTIGGAFVQAESEVAAINMVYGAASTGVRCMTSSSSPGISLKQEGISYCVGSELPCVIVNMMRGGPGLGSIQPSQGDYFQATKGGGHGDYKLLVLAPASIQEMVNLTMQAFELADKYRNPVMILGDGMLGQMMEPVTIEPTASSKIEKPWAVVGTEGKRKPNIINSLFIQAEDCERHNLHLQEKFALIAKNEVRYEILNEDAEYFLVGYGTTARIMRNVMNTARKQGHSVGLIRPISLFPFPDEAFEKVIGHAKGFLTVEMSAGQMVEDVRLAVNGRQPVAFYGRMGGMAPEPNTILAELYKLIEGGK; translated from the coding sequence ATGGCTGAGAAAATTTTAATGAAAGGCAATGAAGCCTTGGCGGAGTCTGCCATTGTTGCCGGTTGCCGTTATTTTTTTGGATATCCCATTACGCCGCAAAATGAAATTCCCGAATATATGGCCAGAAAATTGCCGACGATCGGCGGCGCCTTTGTGCAAGCGGAAAGCGAAGTGGCAGCAATCAATATGGTCTATGGCGCGGCTAGCACAGGCGTGCGCTGCATGACCTCTTCTTCCAGCCCCGGCATCAGCCTGAAGCAGGAAGGCATTTCTTATTGTGTTGGCTCTGAATTACCTTGCGTGATCGTGAATATGATGCGGGGCGGTCCCGGTTTGGGCAGCATCCAACCTTCCCAGGGCGACTATTTCCAGGCAACCAAAGGTGGCGGTCATGGTGATTATAAATTACTGGTTTTGGCGCCCGCCTCTATCCAGGAAATGGTCAATTTAACCATGCAGGCCTTTGAACTGGCAGACAAATACCGCAACCCGGTGATGATTTTAGGCGACGGTATGCTCGGACAGATGATGGAACCGGTTACGATTGAACCGACGGCAAGCAGCAAAATTGAAAAACCCTGGGCGGTGGTAGGCACTGAAGGCAAACGCAAGCCGAATATCATCAACTCTCTCTTTATTCAGGCGGAAGACTGCGAAAGACACAACCTGCATCTGCAGGAGAAATTTGCCTTGATTGCCAAGAATGAAGTGCGTTATGAGATTCTTAATGAAGATGCCGAATATTTCCTGGTTGGTTACGGTACCACCGCGCGTATCATGCGCAACGTGATGAACACAGCCAGAAAACAAGGTCATTCTGTCGGTCTGATTCGACCGATCAGCTTATTCCCCTTCCCCGATGAAGCATTTGAAAAAGTGATCGGTCACGCCAAGGGGTTCCTCACCGTAGAGATGAGCGCAGGTCAGATGGTGGAAGACGTACGCTTAGCCGTTAACGGCCGGCAACCGGTGGCTTTTTACGGCCGCATGGGCGGTATGGCGCCGGAACCCAATACGATTTTAGCGGAGCTTTATAAGCTGATCGAAGGAGGAAAGTAA